The window TTGCTTTTTCAATTCATTCACGCCTGCACCACCACGGCCGATCACCACACCAGCTTTCGCTGTGTGAATGGTTACCGTGATCAAGTTGGCACTCCGCTCAATCTCAATGCGATTGATGGTTGGGCGTGAGGCAAATTTCTTCTCAATCAATTCGCGGATTTCGTGATCCTGGCGAATTGCCTCCGCAAACTCTTTCTTATTGGCCGTAAACCAACGAGAGCTCCAGTTCTTGTGAACTTGTAGGCGGAAGTTGATTGGATTCACTTTTTGACCCATTTACTTCTCCTCCTTTTTTGCCGTGGTTTCGGCGGCTTTTTTCGCTGCAGGCTTGGCAGGTTTGGTCTCTGCCTTTGCCTTGGTCTCTGGTTTCTTCGCAGGCGCTTTCTTTGGCTTCTCGGTGCCAGTTACTTCAACCAAAATGTTTGACGTCTTTTTCTGGAATGGCAACGCACGGCCGCGTGACGCTGGCTTAAAGCGGCGTAGACGCGTACCAGTGGTAACGCTCAAGGTGGTAATTACCAAGCTTTTAGCGTCCAAGCCGTGGTTGTTGATGGCATTTGCCTTGGCGCTGTCGATTGCCTTTTTGACAGGCAAAGCAGCGCGTTTTGGCACGTGCTCCAAGATAACCAATGCATCAGCGACGGTGCGGCCGCGTACTAGGGCAGCCACCAAGCTAACCTTGCGTGGTGTTTGATCAACACCTTTGGCGTAAGCGCGAACAGTATAAGTTGTATCAGCCATGATTACTTCTTATCCTTTCCGCCGTGCTTACGGAACTTACGAGTTGGACTAAACTCACCGAGTTTGTGGCCAACCATGTTTTCAGTAATCAGCACAGGCACGTGCATCTTACCGTTGTAGACGGCGATGGTTCGACCGACCATTTCTGGGGTGATGGTCGAAGCGCGCGCCCACGTTTTGATAACGGTTCGATCGTCAAGGCTGAGAGCAGCGACTTTTTTCGCAAGCTTCACATCGACGAATGGACCTTTCTTTAATGAACGACTCATCGTGATTTACCTCTTCCTCTTCGCGTCGTGACGCGTGCGTACGATTAATTTATTTGAGCCTTTGCGGCGGCGAGTTCGATAACCCAGCGTCAATTGACCCCATGGCGTACGTGGTGCTTTACCAGTACCGTGGCGACCACCGTCACCACCACCATGTGGGTGATCTGCGGCGTTCATGACGACACCGCGGACGGTTGGGCGAATACCCTTGCGGCGGCGGCGACCAGCTGAACCGATTTTGACGTTCTGGTGCTGGACGTTACCGACTGTACCGATGGCAGCGGTTGCTTCCAGGCGAACTTTGCGAACTTCACCAGACGGCAATTTGATGGTTGCGTAATTGCCTTCTTTGGCCATCAACTGAGCTTTGGCACCAGCGGCGCGAACCATTTGCGCACCTTTGCCGGCAGTCAGTTCAACAGCATAAATCATCGTACCAACAGGGATAGCAGACAGCGGCAGGCGGTTTGATGCCTCGATTGGCGCTTCCTCGCCAGTCTGAATCGTCTTGCCCTTGACCATTGAGGTGTCGGCCAATACGTAGTGGTACAGATTGTACTGATCTTTCACTCGAGCAATGCGTGCTGAGCGGTTTGGATCGTACTCAATTTCTTTAACCGTCAGAGTCAAGCCGCTCGGCAGATTGTGGTTCACCAAACGGTAGTGACGGCGAACGCCACCGCCGCGATGACGCACGGTGATGCGGCCTTGGTTGTTGCGGCCGGCATTTTGCTTTTTGGCTTTGGTCAGACTTTTGAGCGGTTTCTTCGTCGTGATATCCGACAAGTCCTGGCTCGTCATGCCGCGACGAGCAGGAGTGGTTGGATTGTAAGCTTTCACTGGCATTACTTGGTCTCCTCCATCTGCTGCTCTACTGCGTCAAACACATCGAGCTTATCGCCATCTTTCAGCGTCACGTAAGCCTTCTTCCAATCCTTGCGCGTAGTCGTGCCAGGATAGCGGTTCTTACCTCGTGAGAAACGCACAGCTTTGCCGTCTTGTACCAAGGTTTTCACCTTCAGGACAGTAACGTCAAATTGCGCTTCAACTGCTGCTTTGATCTCGTTTTTATTCAGGTTGAGCGGAACGCGGAACACGTACACGCCATTGGCGCTCTGTGCATATGCTTTCTCGCTAATGCGTGGGATAATTGTCATCTGTTTCATATTACGCTTCCTCCTTACCGAGCCATGCGGTG is drawn from Candidatus Saccharibacteria bacterium oral taxon 488 and contains these coding sequences:
- a CDS encoding 50S ribosomal protein L22, producing the protein MADTTYTVRAYAKGVDQTPRKVSLVAALVRGRTVADALVILEHVPKRAALPVKKAIDSAKANAINNHGLDAKSLVITTLSVTTGTRLRRFKPASRGRALPFQKKTSNILVEVTGTEKPKKAPAKKPETKAKAETKPAKPAAKKAAETTAKKEEK
- the rpsS gene encoding 30S ribosomal protein S19 translates to MSRSLKKGPFVDVKLAKKVAALSLDDRTVIKTWARASTITPEMVGRTIAVYNGKMHVPVLITENMVGHKLGEFSPTRKFRKHGGKDKK
- the rplB gene encoding 50S ribosomal protein L2; the encoded protein is MPVKAYNPTTPARRGMTSQDLSDITTKKPLKSLTKAKKQNAGRNNQGRITVRHRGGGVRRHYRLVNHNLPSGLTLTVKEIEYDPNRSARIARVKDQYNLYHYVLADTSMVKGKTIQTGEEAPIEASNRLPLSAIPVGTMIYAVELTAGKGAQMVRAAGAKAQLMAKEGNYATIKLPSGEVRKVRLEATAAIGTVGNVQHQNVKIGSAGRRRRKGIRPTVRGVVMNAADHPHGGGDGGRHGTGKAPRTPWGQLTLGYRTRRRKGSNKLIVRTRHDAKRKR
- a CDS encoding 50S ribosomal protein L23; this translates as MKQMTIIPRISEKAYAQSANGVYVFRVPLNLNKNEIKAAVEAQFDVTVLKVKTLVQDGKAVRFSRGKNRYPGTTTRKDWKKAYVTLKDGDKLDVFDAVEQQMEETK